The following DNA comes from Burkholderia stabilis.
TCCGGGTTGTTGACATGTGTCACATCCGGCGCGTGACGAACTGTTACACGCCGGATCGCCTTGCGGCCAATATTCATTCAGCGTTCGTAATAGATGGCAAGCCAGACGGTTTGCTCTTCTTCATGCGTCCACGCAACGCGATGGCGGCAATGCGGCTCGATCAATACGTAGTCGCCGGCGCGCATGTCGTGTCGCGTCGAACCCTCCTCGAATTCGAGCACGGCCGCCCCCGACAGCAGCACGACCCATTCGGCGCGCGAGTCGTCATACCAGAACCCGTCGGGGCTCGCGTGCCCCATCGATACGATCCGCTCGACGTTCAGACGCTGCCCCGTGACGAGAAGGTCGATCCGCTCGTCACCGCCGCGCTGCCCTTCGACACTGAACAGATTACCGGTTTGAAGCTGCATGGTTCGGCCTCGTCGTTGACCTTCGCGTGAAGGAGGCGGTTAAAAGGCGCCGGAGAAACATTCACTGTAGTCCAAAGGCCGCCATTGAAGCGGAATCGTTCAGGCCATGCGAAAGGAAAAGCCCATGCAGGCACTTCCGCAAACGGGTCGATGAATCCACGCGAAAAGCGG
Coding sequences within:
- a CDS encoding cupin domain-containing protein → MQLQTGNLFSVEGQRGGDERIDLLVTGQRLNVERIVSMGHASPDGFWYDDSRAEWVVLLSGAAVLEFEEGSTRHDMRAGDYVLIEPHCRHRVAWTHEEEQTVWLAIYYER